One Mustela nigripes isolate SB6536 chromosome 5, MUSNIG.SB6536, whole genome shotgun sequence DNA segment encodes these proteins:
- the DPPA5 gene encoding developmental pluripotency-associated 5 protein, with protein sequence MGSLPERKDIPPWVKAPEDLKDPEVLQVQTQLLEALFGPAGSRIPYFEQVSKVMLELKVLESSDLTEVVVYGSYLHKLRARWMLQSMAEWHRQRQERGMLKLEDAMKALELGPWMK encoded by the exons ATGGGGTCTCTACCAGAACGAAAAGATATTCCACCGTGGGTGAAAGCTCCCGAAGACCTGAAAGATCCCGAGGTGTTGCAGGTCCAGACGCAGCTCTTGGAGGCTCTGTTTG GCCCAGCGGGATCTCGAATCCCGTACTTCGAGCAAGTGAGCAAAGTCATGCTCGAGCTAAAGGTTCTGGAATCCTCGGACCTCACGGAGGTCGTGGTTTATGGCTCTTACTTGCACAAGCTCAGGGCCAGGTGGATGCTCCAGTCCATGGCTGAATGGCACCGCCAGCGACAGGAACGAG GGATGCTCAAACTTGAGGATGCCATGAAAGCCCTAGAGCTAGGTCCTTGGATGAAGTGA